The window TCGACGAAGGACATGGCGACCGTGCCGCCATTGACGACATTGTGCTCGACGCCCTCCTCACGGCGGTAGGCGACGCCTGCCTCCATGTCCACCCGGCGACTGCCGCCGCCGGGTTCTTCTAGAAGAAAAGCGCATGGCGTCAGCGTCGTCACGACATAATCCATGCCGTGACGATGCCAGCCGGTCTCCGCGCCCGGCACGAAGTCCCACCGCGTGACGCGCACCTTCTCATCGTCGATGAGAACCGCGTGCGTGGCTTGCGGACGGGACATGCGTTCACTCCACTTCGTTCAGGACGGTGCGGACGCAGTCGATGAGTTCGTCGATCTGGCCCTTCTCGATGATCAGCGGCGGCGACAAGGCGATGATGTCGCCCGTCGTGCGGATCAGGCAGCCCTTCTCGAACGCCTTGACGAAGGCCGAGAACGCCCGCTTCGTCGGCTGGCCGGCGATCGGCGAGAGTTCGATCGCGCCGACGAGACCGATGTTGCGCACGTCGATGACGTTCGGAGCGTCCTTCAGCGAGTGCAGCGCGTCTTCC is drawn from Mesorhizobium sp. CAU 1732 and contains these coding sequences:
- a CDS encoding cupin domain-containing protein; translated protein: MSRPQATHAVLIDDEKVRVTRWDFVPGAETGWHRHGMDYVVTTLTPCAFLLEEPGGGSRRVDMEAGVAYRREEGVEHNVVNGGTVAMSFVEVELKA